The sequence CCTGGTGCGTACGACCTTTGCGAAAAATGGACGGTCGAATCCGCACGCGCGCCACGACTTGGGCGCGGCCTCGGCGGCGCTCACCCTGCAAGCCACCATGCGTGGGCTATACGTGCACCAGATGGCGGGCATCGAGCCGGACGTAATCCACGAAACGTTTGATCTGCCGGAGGACGTGGAGCCGGTGACGGGCCTTGCGCTGGGCTACCTGGGCGATCCGGAGCAGCTGCCCGAAAAGATGCAAGCCGGCGAAACGGCCCCGCGCTCGCGCAAGACGCTGGCCGACTTCGTGTTTGGCGCGACGTGGGGCACGGCGGCTCCGCTCGTGCAGCAGTAGCGCCTCCTCGTATCATCGCTCTCCCGACCCCTCGATTTGTCTGTGATTGCTCGCGAAGGCTATTCGCTTATTGCCGGTGCTACGGTGCTGGCGCTTCTTTTGGGTATCGGTTCGCTGTGGCTGCAGTCGTGGATGACGCGCGCGCCGGTGCTTGTGCTGGCTGTGGCCCTGGTGGCCTTCACGGTGTACTTCTTTCGTGATCCCGACCGCACCACGCCGCCGGTGGCCCGCAACGGCGAAGCGTTTGTGGCACCGGCCGATGGCCGCGTGGTAGAGGTTGTGCAGGAGAACGAGCCCCTGTACCTCAAGGGGCCGTCTACACGCATTTCCATCTTTCTCTCGCCGCTCGATGTGCACGTAAACCGCGCGCCGGCCAACGGCGTCGTTGAGTACGTAAAGTACCGGCCGGGCGATTACCTGGTGGCGTGGCACCCAAAGGCGAGCGAGAAGAACGAGCGCTCCGAGATTGGCACCCGCCACCCCAGCGGCTCCAAGGTGCTGTTTAAGCAAATTGCCGGTGCCGTGGCGCGGCGCATCGTCTTTCATGTGGAGACCGGCGATACGCTGCGGGCGGGCGAGCGCTTCGGGATCGTGAAGTTTGGATCGCGCATGGACGTACACGTGCCGCCGGGCGTGGAGGTTACCGCTACCGTGGACGATGTGGTGCGGGCGGGTGAAACCGTGCTGGGGACGTTCCCCGATGCGCCCCCGGCGGCTGCCGATGCTTCTGAACAGACCGCCACCACGCCCTAATGCCTGCTTCCGATTCCTCGTCGCCCGGCGCCCGCTCCGATCCGCGGCGCATTCGGCATCGATACAAGGCCTACCGCTCGGCCCGGCGCGAGCAGCGCGGCGAACGCCCGCCCCCGCGCGTGGCGGTGCCGTCGTTCTTTACGCTCATGAACCTGTTCAGCGGCTTCTTGGCCCTTACGCAGATTCATGAGGGGGCGTACGTCATGGCTGCGTGGCTCATCATCCTGGCGGCGTTCTTCGACTTGCTCGACGGGATGACCGCGCGCCTCGCCAACGCCGCCAGTCCGTTTGGCGTAGAGCTCGACTCGCTCAGCGATGTGGTGTCGTTTGGGGTGGCACCGGCGTACCTCGTGTACACCTACGGCCTGCACGACCTTGAGCCCATCGGCATGATCGTGGCCGCGCTGCCGGCGCTTTGCGGGGCGGTGCGCCTGGCGCGCTACAACATGAGCTACGACGGCGAGCGCAAAGACTATTTCGAAGGACTGCCCATTCCCGGGCAAGGCATCGCGCTGGTGGCCCTCATCCTGGCCGCCGAG comes from Salisaeta longa DSM 21114 and encodes:
- a CDS encoding nitroreductase family protein codes for the protein MATDTTATPDVKRADTHHSIDAPFRNRFSPRAFADRVVPAETLREVLEAARWTMSSYNEQPWRYIIARRDGDAAHYEAVLSCLNSFNQAWAQTAPVLLLGLVRTTFAKNGRSNPHARHDLGAASAALTLQATMRGLYVHQMAGIEPDVIHETFDLPEDVEPVTGLALGYLGDPEQLPEKMQAGETAPRSRKTLADFVFGATWGTAAPLVQQ
- a CDS encoding phosphatidylserine decarboxylase family protein; protein product: MIAREGYSLIAGATVLALLLGIGSLWLQSWMTRAPVLVLAVALVAFTVYFFRDPDRTTPPVARNGEAFVAPADGRVVEVVQENEPLYLKGPSTRISIFLSPLDVHVNRAPANGVVEYVKYRPGDYLVAWHPKASEKNERSEIGTRHPSGSKVLFKQIAGAVARRIVFHVETGDTLRAGERFGIVKFGSRMDVHVPPGVEVTATVDDVVRAGETVLGTFPDAPPAAADASEQTATTP
- the pssA gene encoding CDP-diacylglycerol--serine O-phosphatidyltransferase, which translates into the protein MPASDSSSPGARSDPRRIRHRYKAYRSARREQRGERPPPRVAVPSFFTLMNLFSGFLALTQIHEGAYVMAAWLIILAAFFDLLDGMTARLANAASPFGVELDSLSDVVSFGVAPAYLVYTYGLHDLEPIGMIVAALPALCGAVRLARYNMSYDGERKDYFEGLPIPGQGIALVALILAAEQSAWADTLRLDTASVMIPVVVALSALMVSSIEFDSIPTPTVDYVRAHPQKTALYVLAGVLIVGLQALGLFIVLMVYLAHGVGRAIYQLGKALATPAPIEQGPSDGARAPGEE